A genome region from Cucumis sativus cultivar 9930 chromosome 4, Cucumber_9930_V3, whole genome shotgun sequence includes the following:
- the LOC101206305 gene encoding late embryogenesis abundant protein D-29: protein MGRKTMTLLVAVAVVWLVLVADKCSGFEEAVQDMKDNVKQMAEDAKLDEKAEAVKSKASEVYTDAKDKASSWSNWAYDKISAGLGLSEESKEKETAPNAADKN from the exons atggGGAGGAAAACAATGACGTTGTTGGTGGCGGTGGCGGTGGTATGGCTGGTGTTGGTGGCGGATAAATGCAGTGGGTTTGAAGAAGCAGTACAAGATATGAAGGACAATGTGAAGCAAATGGCGGAAGATGCAAAGCTTGATGAAAAAGCCGAAGCTGTCAAATCTAAGGCTTCTGAAGTATACACCGATGCTAAGGACAAGGCTTCCTCCTGGTCCAACTGGGCTTACGACAAGATTTCCGC GGGATTGGGATTGAGCGAAGAATCGAAAGAGAAAGAGACAGCTCCTAACGCAGCagataaaaattaa
- the PGIP2 gene encoding polygalacturonase inhibitor-like precursor: MASNLKKLSCLPFFFLIFFFFVTISSAELCNPNDKKVLLKIKKAFNNPYILTSWDPQTDCCHWYCVKCNRTTHRIISLTIFADDRLTGQIPPEVGDLPFLQTLMLHKLPNLTGPIQPTIAKLRNLVFLDLSWNGLSGEIPDSLSTLKNLFILTLSFNKLTGEIPSSLSELPNLGGLRLDRNQLTGQIPESFGYFSGEQAPDLILSHNQLSGKIPSSLSRLNSTSIDLSRNKLEGDASMFFGANKMIQILDLSRNLLEFNLSEVVFPQSLTSLDLNHNKVYGGLPPVMTELKLQYLNVSYNRLCGPIPVGGDMQSFDLYSYFHNKCLCGAPLGDCK, translated from the coding sequence ATGGCTTCAAATCTCAAGAAACTTTCATGCctccctttcttcttcctcatcttcttcttcttcgttaCCATTTCCTCTGCGGAGCTTTGCAATCCAAATGACAAAAAAGTCCttctaaaaatcaaaaaaGCCTTCAACAATCCCTACATTCTCACCTCTTGGGACCCGCAAACAGACTGCTGCCATTGGTACTGTGTCAAATGCAATCGAACTACCCATCGAATCATCTCTCTCACCATCTTCGCCGACGACCGTCTCACCGGCCAAATCCCACCCGAAGTCGGCGACCTTCCATTCCTACAAACCCTTATGCTCCACAAGCTCCCAAATCTCACCGGCCCCATCCAACCCACCATAGCCAAACTACGTAACCTCGTATTCCTCGACCTCAGCTGGAACGGTCTCTCCGGCGAAATCCCAGATTCCTTGAGCACTCTAAAAAATCTCTTCATTCTTACTCTCTCATTCAACAAACTCACCGGAGAAATCCCTAGTTCCCTCTCTGAACTCCCTAACTTGGGCGGTCTCCGGTTGGATCGGAATCAATTAACAGGACAAATCCCTGAATCCTTCGGCTATTTCAGCGGAGAACAAGCCCCGGATTTGATTCTTTCACACAATCAACTTTCTGGCAAAATCCCTTCTTCTTTGTCGAGATTGAATTCCACTTCCATCGATTTGTCCCGTAACAAACTTGAAGGCGATGCGTCCATGTTCTTCGGCGCCAACAAGATGATCCAGATTCTTGATTTGTCGAGGAATTTGTTGGAGTTTAATTTGTCGGAGGTAGTGTTTCCTCAGAGTTTGACTTCGTTGGATCTTAATCATAATAAGGTGTATGGGGGTTTGCCGCCGGTGATGACGGAACTGAAATTGCAATATTTGAACGTTAGTTATAATCGACTTTGTGGTCCGATCCCGGTGGGTGGGGATATGCAGAGTTTTGATTTGTATTCTTATTTCCATAATAAGTGTTTGTGTGGAGCACCGCTTGGTGATTGCAAATGA
- the LOC101205359 gene encoding U-box domain-containing protein 5 isoform X1 produces MGTDTTENVEAVSNAHSFKVHCRMCTELMKLVDRVSEILPEIEAARPGSPEGRQALCNLNEGKMKAELLLQYCRDSSKLYLALTGDRIVSRCHRVRTLLEHNLRKIKYMVSVALARKISQIADDLRVAKFILDSSEEEAWKDMRQLLKLGALPPDELEKSEIKALKTAALRLNILSSKELLYERRSIRKLLDDVGRDDPPKKKILTYLLYLLKKHGELILQEIRETQADRSSSNEYGEIKANARHRNYASQADIILNRAIPPEEFKCPISMRLMYDPVVIASGVTYEKVWIEKWFLEGHDTCPQTKMKLADCSVTPNVDLKNLINKWCIKFGVTIPDPSVEPECPEVWENSIASFGSSMNDIHLPIDFSNISLGGLDNSYYPDLLRLNGGNELAIKSGQSKEDDQQRFQSGSNAEEIDLEFPSTMSELSWESKCKVMKDMKVSMNKNGVGLTLSETVLDQLALFLKDACNQRDSEAQKNGCELFLSLVRRSRSNRLSVPEKVLKSLASLLNSEVTYEVLAILEAISGHRKCSSSFVTSGALTSLAKYLDSEIEDLQEFAIKTLYNLSMNSDICSDIVSLGCIPKLVPLLNYGNFSGKCIFILKNLCHTEEARISIVGTNGCISSIAQRLGMGSLEDQEHAVTILLSLCSQRVEYCELVMEEGVIPPLCTISMKGSEKGKAGATELLRLLRDVQDNEPQDSCVSEPSSSYEPPCNSEQRTPSKKSGFLGIFSKRTPRKK; encoded by the exons ATGGGAACTGATACTACTGAAAATGTGGAGGCAGTTTCAAATGCCCATTCCTTCAAG GTTCATTGTAGAATGTGCACTGAGTTAATGAAATTGGTTGACCGGGTCTCGGAGATATTACCAGAAATTGAAGCAGCTCGGCCTGGAAGTCCGGAAGGAAGACAGGCATTATGCAATTTAAACGAAGGAAAGATGAAAGCTGAGCTACTTCTTCAGTATTGTCGAGACTCTAGTAAACTTTATCTG GCATTGACAGGAGATAGGATTGTCTCTAGATGTCACAGAGTGAGGACTTTGTTGGAGCATAATTTGcgtaaaattaaatacatggTTTCCGTGGCGTTGGCTCGAAAG ATCTCTCAAATAGCAGATGATCTTAGGGTTGCCAAATTTATCCTCGACTCATCTGAAGAAGAGGCTTGGAAGGATATGCGACAATTGCTGAAGCTTGGTGCTTTGCCTCCAGATGAACTGGAAAAATCTGAAATCAAGGCTCTTAAAACTGCTGCTTTGAGGCTTAATATTTTGTCATCCAAGGAATTGCTGTATGAGAGACGATCAATCAGGAAATTATTAGATGATGTTGGTCGTGACGATCCCCcgaaaaagaagattttgaCATACCTCCTATATCTTTTGAAGAAGCATGGGGAGTTGATACTGCAAGAAATCAGAGAAACCCAAGCCGATAGGTCTAGTAGTAATGAATATGGGGAAATTAAAGCTAATGCGCGACACAGAAATTATGCTTCTCAAGCTGATATAATACTCAATCGGGCCATCCCCCCTGAGGAATTTAAGTGCCCCATATCAATGAGATTGATGTATGATCCTGTTGTGATTGCATCTGGAGTGACATATGAGAAGGTGTGGATAGAAAAGTGGTTTCTGGAGGGTCATGATACATGCCCGCaaaccaaaatgaaattagCCGATTGTTCAGTGACTCCTAATGTtgatttgaagaatttaattaataaatggtGCATAAAGTTTGGAGTCACTATTCCCGACCCAAGTGTGGAACCAGAGTGCCCTGAGGTTTGGGAGAATTCCATTGCTAGCTTTGGAAGTTCAATGAACGATATACATTTACCCATCGACTTCAGCAATATATCACTTGGAGGTCTTGATAATAGTTACTACCCAGATTTATTGAGGCTCAATGGTGGCAATGAATTGGCTATCAAGTCTGGGCAGAGTAAAGAGGATGATCAGCAAAGGTTTCAATCTGGTTCAAATGCTGAGGAAATAGACTTGGAGTTTCCATCTACCATGAGTGAGCTTTCATGGGAATCAAAATGCAAGGTTATGAAAGATATGAAAGTTTCCATGAACAAAAATGGAGTTGGTCTGACCTTATCTGAAACTGTCTTGGATCAACTTGCCTTATTTTTGAAGGATGCATGTAATCAGCGGGATTCTGAAGCTCAGAAAAATGGATGTGAGCTATTTCTTTCACTTGTGAGAAGAAGCAG ATCCAATAGACTGAGTGTTCCTGAGAAGGTTTTGAAATCGTTGGCTAGTTTACTGAATTCAGAAGTGACTTATGAAGTTCTTGCCATTTTAGAAGCAATATCTGGCCACCGTAAATGCAGCTCTAGTTTTGTCACATCGGGTGCCCTTACTTCATTGGCTAAGTACCTCGACTCAGAGATTGAAGACTTGCAAGAATTTGCCATTAAAACTTTATACAATTTGTCCATGAACAGCGACATCTGCTCTGACATTGTATCATTGGGGTGCATCCCGAAACTAGTTCCTTTGCTAAATTACGGGAATTTCTCAGgcaaatgtatatttatactGAAAAATTTGTGCCACACGGAAGAGGCAAGAATTTCTATTGTGGGAACTAATGGCTGCATTAGCTCCATTGCACAACGTCTGGGGATGGGCAGTCTTGAAGACCAGGAGCATGCAGTTACTATCCTTCTTTCCTTATGCTCTCAACGAGTTGAATATTGTGAGTTAGTAATGGAGGAAGGTGTGATCCCTCCTCTTTGCACTATCTCTATGAAGGGAAGTGAGAAAGGAAAAGCAGGTGCCACCGAATTACTCCGACTTCTACGAGATGTACAGGATAATGAGCCTCAAGATTCTTGTGTTTCTGAACCGTCATCCTCTTACGAGCCCCCGTGCAATTCTGAGCAAAGAACGCCAAGCAAAAAGTCGGGATTTCTTGGAATCTTCTCAAAGCGCACTCCCCGGAAAAAGTAG
- the LOC101205359 gene encoding U-box domain-containing protein 5 isoform X2 yields MWRQFQMPIPSRMCTELMKLVDRVSEILPEIEAARPGSPEGRQALCNLNEGKMKAELLLQYCRDSSKLYLALTGDRIVSRCHRVRTLLEHNLRKIKYMVSVALARKISQIADDLRVAKFILDSSEEEAWKDMRQLLKLGALPPDELEKSEIKALKTAALRLNILSSKELLYERRSIRKLLDDVGRDDPPKKKILTYLLYLLKKHGELILQEIRETQADRSSSNEYGEIKANARHRNYASQADIILNRAIPPEEFKCPISMRLMYDPVVIASGVTYEKVWIEKWFLEGHDTCPQTKMKLADCSVTPNVDLKNLINKWCIKFGVTIPDPSVEPECPEVWENSIASFGSSMNDIHLPIDFSNISLGGLDNSYYPDLLRLNGGNELAIKSGQSKEDDQQRFQSGSNAEEIDLEFPSTMSELSWESKCKVMKDMKVSMNKNGVGLTLSETVLDQLALFLKDACNQRDSEAQKNGCELFLSLVRRSRSNRLSVPEKVLKSLASLLNSEVTYEVLAILEAISGHRKCSSSFVTSGALTSLAKYLDSEIEDLQEFAIKTLYNLSMNSDICSDIVSLGCIPKLVPLLNYGNFSGKCIFILKNLCHTEEARISIVGTNGCISSIAQRLGMGSLEDQEHAVTILLSLCSQRVEYCELVMEEGVIPPLCTISMKGSEKGKAGATELLRLLRDVQDNEPQDSCVSEPSSSYEPPCNSEQRTPSKKSGFLGIFSKRTPRKK; encoded by the exons ATGTGGAGGCAGTTTCAAATGCCCATTCCTTCAAG AATGTGCACTGAGTTAATGAAATTGGTTGACCGGGTCTCGGAGATATTACCAGAAATTGAAGCAGCTCGGCCTGGAAGTCCGGAAGGAAGACAGGCATTATGCAATTTAAACGAAGGAAAGATGAAAGCTGAGCTACTTCTTCAGTATTGTCGAGACTCTAGTAAACTTTATCTG GCATTGACAGGAGATAGGATTGTCTCTAGATGTCACAGAGTGAGGACTTTGTTGGAGCATAATTTGcgtaaaattaaatacatggTTTCCGTGGCGTTGGCTCGAAAG ATCTCTCAAATAGCAGATGATCTTAGGGTTGCCAAATTTATCCTCGACTCATCTGAAGAAGAGGCTTGGAAGGATATGCGACAATTGCTGAAGCTTGGTGCTTTGCCTCCAGATGAACTGGAAAAATCTGAAATCAAGGCTCTTAAAACTGCTGCTTTGAGGCTTAATATTTTGTCATCCAAGGAATTGCTGTATGAGAGACGATCAATCAGGAAATTATTAGATGATGTTGGTCGTGACGATCCCCcgaaaaagaagattttgaCATACCTCCTATATCTTTTGAAGAAGCATGGGGAGTTGATACTGCAAGAAATCAGAGAAACCCAAGCCGATAGGTCTAGTAGTAATGAATATGGGGAAATTAAAGCTAATGCGCGACACAGAAATTATGCTTCTCAAGCTGATATAATACTCAATCGGGCCATCCCCCCTGAGGAATTTAAGTGCCCCATATCAATGAGATTGATGTATGATCCTGTTGTGATTGCATCTGGAGTGACATATGAGAAGGTGTGGATAGAAAAGTGGTTTCTGGAGGGTCATGATACATGCCCGCaaaccaaaatgaaattagCCGATTGTTCAGTGACTCCTAATGTtgatttgaagaatttaattaataaatggtGCATAAAGTTTGGAGTCACTATTCCCGACCCAAGTGTGGAACCAGAGTGCCCTGAGGTTTGGGAGAATTCCATTGCTAGCTTTGGAAGTTCAATGAACGATATACATTTACCCATCGACTTCAGCAATATATCACTTGGAGGTCTTGATAATAGTTACTACCCAGATTTATTGAGGCTCAATGGTGGCAATGAATTGGCTATCAAGTCTGGGCAGAGTAAAGAGGATGATCAGCAAAGGTTTCAATCTGGTTCAAATGCTGAGGAAATAGACTTGGAGTTTCCATCTACCATGAGTGAGCTTTCATGGGAATCAAAATGCAAGGTTATGAAAGATATGAAAGTTTCCATGAACAAAAATGGAGTTGGTCTGACCTTATCTGAAACTGTCTTGGATCAACTTGCCTTATTTTTGAAGGATGCATGTAATCAGCGGGATTCTGAAGCTCAGAAAAATGGATGTGAGCTATTTCTTTCACTTGTGAGAAGAAGCAG ATCCAATAGACTGAGTGTTCCTGAGAAGGTTTTGAAATCGTTGGCTAGTTTACTGAATTCAGAAGTGACTTATGAAGTTCTTGCCATTTTAGAAGCAATATCTGGCCACCGTAAATGCAGCTCTAGTTTTGTCACATCGGGTGCCCTTACTTCATTGGCTAAGTACCTCGACTCAGAGATTGAAGACTTGCAAGAATTTGCCATTAAAACTTTATACAATTTGTCCATGAACAGCGACATCTGCTCTGACATTGTATCATTGGGGTGCATCCCGAAACTAGTTCCTTTGCTAAATTACGGGAATTTCTCAGgcaaatgtatatttatactGAAAAATTTGTGCCACACGGAAGAGGCAAGAATTTCTATTGTGGGAACTAATGGCTGCATTAGCTCCATTGCACAACGTCTGGGGATGGGCAGTCTTGAAGACCAGGAGCATGCAGTTACTATCCTTCTTTCCTTATGCTCTCAACGAGTTGAATATTGTGAGTTAGTAATGGAGGAAGGTGTGATCCCTCCTCTTTGCACTATCTCTATGAAGGGAAGTGAGAAAGGAAAAGCAGGTGCCACCGAATTACTCCGACTTCTACGAGATGTACAGGATAATGAGCCTCAAGATTCTTGTGTTTCTGAACCGTCATCCTCTTACGAGCCCCCGTGCAATTCTGAGCAAAGAACGCCAAGCAAAAAGTCGGGATTTCTTGGAATCTTCTCAAAGCGCACTCCCCGGAAAAAGTAG
- the LOC101205359 gene encoding U-box domain-containing protein 5 isoform X3, translated as MKAELLLQYCRDSSKLYLALTGDRIVSRCHRVRTLLEHNLRKIKYMVSVALARKISQIADDLRVAKFILDSSEEEAWKDMRQLLKLGALPPDELEKSEIKALKTAALRLNILSSKELLYERRSIRKLLDDVGRDDPPKKKILTYLLYLLKKHGELILQEIRETQADRSSSNEYGEIKANARHRNYASQADIILNRAIPPEEFKCPISMRLMYDPVVIASGVTYEKVWIEKWFLEGHDTCPQTKMKLADCSVTPNVDLKNLINKWCIKFGVTIPDPSVEPECPEVWENSIASFGSSMNDIHLPIDFSNISLGGLDNSYYPDLLRLNGGNELAIKSGQSKEDDQQRFQSGSNAEEIDLEFPSTMSELSWESKCKVMKDMKVSMNKNGVGLTLSETVLDQLALFLKDACNQRDSEAQKNGCELFLSLVRRSRSNRLSVPEKVLKSLASLLNSEVTYEVLAILEAISGHRKCSSSFVTSGALTSLAKYLDSEIEDLQEFAIKTLYNLSMNSDICSDIVSLGCIPKLVPLLNYGNFSGKCIFILKNLCHTEEARISIVGTNGCISSIAQRLGMGSLEDQEHAVTILLSLCSQRVEYCELVMEEGVIPPLCTISMKGSEKGKAGATELLRLLRDVQDNEPQDSCVSEPSSSYEPPCNSEQRTPSKKSGFLGIFSKRTPRKK; from the exons ATGAAAGCTGAGCTACTTCTTCAGTATTGTCGAGACTCTAGTAAACTTTATCTG GCATTGACAGGAGATAGGATTGTCTCTAGATGTCACAGAGTGAGGACTTTGTTGGAGCATAATTTGcgtaaaattaaatacatggTTTCCGTGGCGTTGGCTCGAAAG ATCTCTCAAATAGCAGATGATCTTAGGGTTGCCAAATTTATCCTCGACTCATCTGAAGAAGAGGCTTGGAAGGATATGCGACAATTGCTGAAGCTTGGTGCTTTGCCTCCAGATGAACTGGAAAAATCTGAAATCAAGGCTCTTAAAACTGCTGCTTTGAGGCTTAATATTTTGTCATCCAAGGAATTGCTGTATGAGAGACGATCAATCAGGAAATTATTAGATGATGTTGGTCGTGACGATCCCCcgaaaaagaagattttgaCATACCTCCTATATCTTTTGAAGAAGCATGGGGAGTTGATACTGCAAGAAATCAGAGAAACCCAAGCCGATAGGTCTAGTAGTAATGAATATGGGGAAATTAAAGCTAATGCGCGACACAGAAATTATGCTTCTCAAGCTGATATAATACTCAATCGGGCCATCCCCCCTGAGGAATTTAAGTGCCCCATATCAATGAGATTGATGTATGATCCTGTTGTGATTGCATCTGGAGTGACATATGAGAAGGTGTGGATAGAAAAGTGGTTTCTGGAGGGTCATGATACATGCCCGCaaaccaaaatgaaattagCCGATTGTTCAGTGACTCCTAATGTtgatttgaagaatttaattaataaatggtGCATAAAGTTTGGAGTCACTATTCCCGACCCAAGTGTGGAACCAGAGTGCCCTGAGGTTTGGGAGAATTCCATTGCTAGCTTTGGAAGTTCAATGAACGATATACATTTACCCATCGACTTCAGCAATATATCACTTGGAGGTCTTGATAATAGTTACTACCCAGATTTATTGAGGCTCAATGGTGGCAATGAATTGGCTATCAAGTCTGGGCAGAGTAAAGAGGATGATCAGCAAAGGTTTCAATCTGGTTCAAATGCTGAGGAAATAGACTTGGAGTTTCCATCTACCATGAGTGAGCTTTCATGGGAATCAAAATGCAAGGTTATGAAAGATATGAAAGTTTCCATGAACAAAAATGGAGTTGGTCTGACCTTATCTGAAACTGTCTTGGATCAACTTGCCTTATTTTTGAAGGATGCATGTAATCAGCGGGATTCTGAAGCTCAGAAAAATGGATGTGAGCTATTTCTTTCACTTGTGAGAAGAAGCAG ATCCAATAGACTGAGTGTTCCTGAGAAGGTTTTGAAATCGTTGGCTAGTTTACTGAATTCAGAAGTGACTTATGAAGTTCTTGCCATTTTAGAAGCAATATCTGGCCACCGTAAATGCAGCTCTAGTTTTGTCACATCGGGTGCCCTTACTTCATTGGCTAAGTACCTCGACTCAGAGATTGAAGACTTGCAAGAATTTGCCATTAAAACTTTATACAATTTGTCCATGAACAGCGACATCTGCTCTGACATTGTATCATTGGGGTGCATCCCGAAACTAGTTCCTTTGCTAAATTACGGGAATTTCTCAGgcaaatgtatatttatactGAAAAATTTGTGCCACACGGAAGAGGCAAGAATTTCTATTGTGGGAACTAATGGCTGCATTAGCTCCATTGCACAACGTCTGGGGATGGGCAGTCTTGAAGACCAGGAGCATGCAGTTACTATCCTTCTTTCCTTATGCTCTCAACGAGTTGAATATTGTGAGTTAGTAATGGAGGAAGGTGTGATCCCTCCTCTTTGCACTATCTCTATGAAGGGAAGTGAGAAAGGAAAAGCAGGTGCCACCGAATTACTCCGACTTCTACGAGATGTACAGGATAATGAGCCTCAAGATTCTTGTGTTTCTGAACCGTCATCCTCTTACGAGCCCCCGTGCAATTCTGAGCAAAGAACGCCAAGCAAAAAGTCGGGATTTCTTGGAATCTTCTCAAAGCGCACTCCCCGGAAAAAGTAG
- the LOC101206064 gene encoding small nuclear ribonucleoprotein Sm D2 encodes MSRPMEEDTSKNEEEEFNTGPLSVLMMSVKNNTQVLINCRNNKKLLGRVRAFDRHCNMVLENVREMWTEVPKTGKGKKKAQPVNKDRFISKMFLRGDSVIIVLRNPK; translated from the exons ATGAG CCGACCGATGGAGGAAGAT ACTAGCAAGAATGAGGAAGAGGAGTTCAATACTGGTCCACTTTCCGTGCTCATGATGAGTGTTAAAAATAACACTCAG GTTCTCATAAATTGCCGCAATAATAAGAAGCTTTTGGGACGTGTAAGGGCCTTTGACCGGCATTGTAATATGGTTCTGGAAAACGTTAGAGAGATGTGGACTGAG GTACCTAAAACTGGGAAGGGCAAGAAAAAGGCTCAGCCTGTTAACAAGGACAGATTTATCAGCAAGATGTTCCTGAGAGGAGACTCGGTCATTATTGTTCTTAGGAATCCCAAGTAA
- the LOC101205595 gene encoding tubby-like F-box protein 5, producing MSLKSFVRELREMKDGIGSISKRGEEGSRHWRNRTMSHIAPDQEPSPLELIQQGRWANLPPELLLDIIRRVEESETSWPARAVVVFCASVCRSWRTITKEIIRTPEQCGRLTFPISLKQPGPRESPFQCFIRRDRATSTYLLYFGLVPSEDEKDKLLLAAKRVRRAAGTDFIISLAADDFSRASSTYVGKLRSNFLGTKFSIYDSQPPCDPAARQNSRSSRRFRSKQVSPRVPACNYSVGTISYELNVLRTRGPRRMQCIMQTIPVSSIQEGGTAPTPTSFTYSLDDHLSSMSDSMRKDSTTKDFGSKIQSEPAVRASDESLVLKNKAPRWHEQLQCWCLNFRGRVTVASVKNFQLVAAVDQSHNVSVEEQEKVILQFGKIGKDIFTMDYHYPLSAFQAFAICLSSFDTKPACE from the exons ATGTCGCTTAAAAGCTTTGTTAGAGAGCTGCGAGAGATGAAAGATGGAATTGGGAGCATTTCTAAGCGAGGAGAAGAAGGGAGTAGGCATTGGCGAAACCGGACGATGTCACACATTGCACCGGATCAAGAACCTTCTCCATTGGAGTTAATTCAGCAAGGTCGATGGGCAAATCTTCCCCCCGAATTACTTTTAGACATCATCCGAAGAGTGGAAGAGAGTGAAACCTCGTGGCCTGCACGAGCTGTAGTTGTTTTTTGTGCTTCAGTTTGTAGGTCTTGGAGAACCATTACAAAGGAGATTATCAGAACTCCTGAGCAATGTGGAAGGCTCACATTTCCAATCTCATTAAAGCAG CCTGGCCCTCGGGAGTCTCCATTTCAGTGCTTCATCAGAAGAGATAGAGCAACTTCAACCTACCTCCTTTACTTTGGTTTGGTTCCTT CGGAGGATGAAAAGGATAAATTGTTGTTAGCAGCTAAGAGGGTCAGGAGAGCAGCTGGTACTGACTTCATCATATCCTTAGCAGCTGATGACTTTTCTCGAGCTAGTAGTACCTATGTTGGTAAATTAAG GTCTAATTTCCTGGGTACGAAGTTCTCGATTTATGACAGCCAGCCTCCTTGTGACCCTGCAGCTCGACAAAATAGCCGGTCAAGCCGCAGATTTCGCTCTAAGCAAGTCTCTCCTAGGGTTCCTGCATGTAACTACAGCGTAGGTACAATATCATATGAACTTAATGTTCTTCGTACTAGAGGTCCTCGGAGAATGCAGTGCATCATGCAAACGATTCCAGTCTCTTCAATTCAGGAGGGAGGCACTGCCCCAACACCTACATCATTCACATACTCTCTTGATGACCACCTTTCTTCCATGTCCGATTCTATGAGAAAGGATTCAACAACCAAGGACTTTGGCTCAAAGATCCAATCTGAACCAGCAGTTCGGGCCTCGGATGAATCCTTGGTACTTAAAAACAAGGCACCGAGATGGCACGAGCAGCTGCAGTGCTGGTGCCTAAATTTCAGAGGACGAGTGACTGTTGCATCCGTTAAGAACTTTCAACTTGTTGCAGCTGTTGATCAATCTCACAATGTTTCAGTAGAAGAGCAAGAGAAGGTAATTCTCCAGTTTGGAAAAATCGGAAAAGACATTTTCACCATGGATTATCATTACCCCCTTTCTGCATTCCAAGCCTTTGCAATCTGCTTGAGCAGCTTCGACACGAAGCCAGCCTGCGAATGA